Proteins encoded together in one bacterium window:
- the miaB gene encoding tRNA (N6-isopentenyl adenosine(37)-C2)-methylthiotransferase MiaB, producing the protein MITFFFKTYGCQANVADSEEIAKFLKSLGCDDVATEEEADLLIVNTCAVRDKAEQKLFSYLGRLSEIKKQKPYVNIGVIGCVASYKKDEIYKRFDQVNFVYGAREEMKTFLAYLTDMVVKLETKKQMRREDPTAIVKSGGQDRNVKQYVQSKGLFAKSMPFFKKPSADVKPFKTEKEMAASFINIMTGCNKFCKYCIVPFTRGREVSYDMTEIIERVKHDVACEIKEITLIGQNVNSYRDPQTGADFSELLRRVAAIDGEFWIRWVSPHPQDMTIELFDVIAQHRDKIPPYVHFPVQSGSTRMLFEMGRNHTIELYLEQIDWLRSRLPDATISTDLIVGYPGETEEDYQQTMALLEKVRYDLVYSFIYSPRNYTPAAKLVDSTLAEVKTQRLEALQERQRIISREKNDAHIGKIMKSLVEKRLPNGKLLARTEGNVRVLFDGDDALISSFVNVKINEAGVANMFGTLV; encoded by the coding sequence ATGATTACCTTTTTTTTTAAAACTTACGGATGTCAGGCCAACGTTGCCGATTCTGAAGAAATAGCGAAATTTTTGAAATCATTGGGCTGTGATGACGTGGCAACCGAAGAAGAGGCTGATCTGCTGATTGTAAATACCTGCGCCGTGCGGGACAAGGCCGAGCAGAAGCTGTTTTCATATTTGGGTCGCTTGAGCGAAATTAAGAAACAAAAGCCGTACGTTAATATTGGCGTTATTGGTTGCGTTGCAAGTTATAAAAAAGACGAAATTTATAAGCGGTTTGATCAAGTTAACTTTGTTTATGGTGCGCGGGAAGAGATGAAAACGTTCCTGGCGTATTTGACTGACATGGTCGTTAAGCTTGAAACCAAGAAACAAATGCGTCGCGAAGATCCTACGGCCATTGTTAAATCGGGAGGGCAAGACCGCAACGTGAAGCAGTATGTGCAAAGCAAGGGTCTTTTTGCCAAATCGATGCCATTTTTTAAAAAACCATCTGCTGATGTTAAGCCATTTAAGACAGAAAAAGAGATGGCCGCATCGTTTATCAATATCATGACCGGCTGCAACAAGTTTTGTAAATATTGCATTGTGCCGTTTACGCGTGGTCGTGAAGTGAGCTATGATATGACTGAAATTATTGAGCGTGTGAAGCACGATGTTGCTTGCGAAATTAAAGAAATAACGCTGATTGGACAAAATGTTAATTCTTATCGTGATCCGCAAACTGGGGCTGATTTTTCTGAGCTGTTACGTCGTGTGGCGGCAATTGATGGAGAATTTTGGATTCGTTGGGTTAGTCCGCATCCACAAGATATGACCATCGAGTTGTTTGATGTGATCGCTCAGCATCGTGATAAAATTCCGCCCTATGTTCATTTTCCGGTTCAGTCTGGTTCTACGCGCATGTTGTTTGAAATGGGTCGCAATCATACGATTGAGTTGTATCTTGAACAGATCGATTGGCTGCGTAGCCGCTTGCCAGATGCTACGATTTCGACCGATTTGATCGTTGGGTACCCAGGCGAGACAGAAGAAGATTATCAGCAAACGATGGCGCTGCTTGAAAAGGTGCGCTACGACTTGGTTTACTCATTTATTTACTCGCCGCGCAACTATACGCCAGCCGCCAAATTGGTTGATTCTACGCTCGCAGAAGTTAAAACGCAGCGCTTGGAAGCTCTGCAAGAACGGCAGCGGATTATCTCTCGAGAAAAAAATGATGCACATATTGGCAAAATAATGAAATCTTTAGTTGAAAAACGCCTCCCAAATGGTAAACTTTTAGCAAGAACAGAAGGAAATGTTCGAGTTCTGTTTGATGGCGATGATGCGCTCATTAGTTCCTTCGTTAATGTAAAGATTAATGAGGCTGGTGTAGCAAATATGTTTGGAACGCTTGTATAA
- the ychF gene encoding redox-regulated ATPase YchF — protein sequence MGIQAGLVGLPNVGKSTLFNALTKSSIPAANYPFCTVDPHVAITYVPDERLDNLAKIFKSEKKLPTMVKFVDIAGLVKGAAEGEGLGNQFLGTIMEVDLVLHVLRCFDDGDITHVQGTVNPINDFEIICAELMLKDLESLAKREERLHGLMKKKLAASPQQVKEWEAEKEYIPLLKDALNKFDLAKVQELFRKAKAEKIPLQPLLSGKNYMLIANLSEDDYAGTNYENNRHYQALVAKFGKENVIPVSAKIESELAQMDDADAQEMMHDLGIVQKGLDNIIARAYQELGLITFFTCGPKEAHAWSLHKNTKVPQAAGEIHSDLERGFICAEVYNYRDILQAGSEQKLKETGKMRTEGKEYIVQDGDLLNIRFNV from the coding sequence ATGGGCATTCAAGCTGGACTTGTAGGTTTGCCAAATGTCGGTAAATCAACACTCTTTAACGCTTTAACCAAATCAAGTATCCCAGCCGCAAATTATCCTTTTTGCACGGTTGATCCGCACGTTGCCATAACGTACGTGCCCGACGAACGCTTGGACAATTTGGCAAAGATATTTAAATCTGAAAAAAAACTTCCGACCATGGTTAAGTTTGTGGACATCGCAGGCTTAGTAAAAGGCGCGGCAGAAGGCGAAGGCCTGGGCAACCAGTTCCTTGGTACCATCATGGAAGTCGATTTGGTTTTGCACGTACTCCGCTGCTTTGACGATGGCGACATTACCCATGTTCAGGGAACCGTCAATCCCATTAACGATTTTGAAATAATCTGCGCTGAACTCATGCTCAAAGACCTTGAGTCCCTGGCAAAACGCGAAGAGCGGCTGCATGGGCTTATGAAAAAGAAGCTGGCAGCAAGCCCACAACAAGTTAAAGAATGGGAAGCTGAAAAAGAATACATTCCGCTTCTCAAAGACGCACTTAACAAGTTTGACTTGGCAAAAGTGCAAGAACTTTTCCGCAAAGCAAAAGCAGAAAAAATCCCACTGCAACCATTGCTTTCTGGCAAAAATTATATGCTCATCGCTAACTTATCAGAAGATGATTATGCGGGCACTAACTACGAAAACAACCGACACTACCAAGCATTGGTAGCAAAGTTTGGCAAAGAAAACGTTATTCCTGTGTCTGCTAAAATTGAATCTGAATTGGCTCAAATGGACGATGCCGACGCACAAGAAATGATGCACGACCTGGGCATTGTACAAAAAGGCTTGGATAATATTATCGCACGCGCTTACCAAGAACTTGGTTTGATAACCTTCTTTACTTGTGGCCCCAAAGAGGCTCATGCGTGGAGCTTGCATAAAAATACCAAGGTGCCTCAAGCAGCTGGTGAAATTCACTCAGACCTTGAACGCGGCTTTATTTGCGCTGAAGTGTACAACTATCGCGACATCTTGCAAGCTGGTAGCGAACAAAAACTTAAAGAAACCGGCAAAATGCGCACCGAAGGCAAAGAATATATTGTCCAAGATGGCGATCTGTTAAATATCCGGTTTAACGTTTAA
- a CDS encoding PQ-loop repeat-containing protein → MKCLMSPFIISIFAWVSLLSYAVSFLPQIIKNYRLKTTAGLSDAYLLSFLIAYITCVYYVFHCNLMMAYKVFVPLELAGVCFILCQRLWYEGLAAHKRFFAFVAFYVVLGVVSFPLGLWWPLEFGTVCGWIAAIFFSTNQIPQVLKMYRQKSVHGFSFVFVSIVGFGTILEMIVSFAKPLPVPTQFMAIRGLFFYILFCLQFYLYRKR, encoded by the coding sequence ATGAAGTGTTTAATGTCTCCTTTTATTATTAGTATTTTTGCGTGGGTATCATTGTTGTCCTATGCCGTCAGTTTCTTGCCGCAAATTATAAAAAATTATCGGCTTAAAACGACCGCCGGCTTGAGTGATGCCTACCTTCTCTCGTTTCTTATTGCCTACATTACTTGCGTGTACTACGTCTTTCATTGCAATTTGATGATGGCATATAAAGTGTTTGTTCCGCTTGAATTGGCGGGCGTGTGCTTTATTCTTTGTCAACGATTGTGGTATGAAGGTTTAGCAGCGCACAAAAGATTTTTTGCGTTTGTCGCTTTTTATGTTGTTTTAGGTGTTGTCAGCTTCCCGTTGGGGTTGTGGTGGCCGCTTGAGTTTGGGACTGTGTGTGGTTGGATAGCTGCCATTTTTTTCTCAACCAATCAGATTCCACAAGTGTTGAAAATGTATCGTCAAAAAAGTGTGCACGGCTTTAGTTTTGTTTTTGTCTCTATTGTGGGCTTTGGTACCATATTGGAAATGATAGTTTCGTTTGCAAAGCCACTGCCCGTGCCAACGCAATTTATGGCAATTCGTGGCTTGTTTTTTTATATCCTGTTTTGCCTACAATTTTATCTGTATCGCAAACGTTAA
- a CDS encoding ABC-F family ATP-binding cassette domain-containing protein — MFIADDIFLELGSKLVFDNISFCFQDDQKIGVVGSNGAGKSTLLKVLSGHIGLDRGTVSFEKKKKVGYLPQEVVLSSNLPVLEEAMTVFADLTSLKKELEELDAYFHSGITDFAEDKIERYAHVQALYAEANFDQQLLKARNILEGLGFTPEHMNKTVDQLSVGWRMRVVLAKLLLQEPDFFLFDEPTNHLDVVAKDWFLGFLRNCPAGFLLVSHDRYFLDHAVDYIFELDRAKGRLYYGNYSRYMEQREEEEAAHESAYVRQQKEIKEKKETIERFRAKVSKAKMAQSMIKSLEKMEVLEPIRRNKSVRFNFPDVVRAGNVVLKVENLAKKYDSQTIFHNVSFELNRGDKAAIVAANGKGKTTLLSVIAGLCKQDSGTFEFGYNVLWSMFEQDQDKLLNKHKEILQDVEDVCKTSEQRARVRALLGAFLFPGNDVYKKIGVLSGGEKNRVAMVKVLLQSSNFLILDEPTNHLDLQSKEILLKALQEYPGTILFVSHDRTFLDALPNRIFELTQDGIISYSGDYSSYLYQKEAREALMAQNAPIADEPETEGQQAAQKDKQQYDAAKKLAKLERHIEKLEKQLTECGEKFAILEYGTKEFDKNADLVEQIKKDLKIAYGEWETLQPPK, encoded by the coding sequence ATGTTTATAGCAGATGATATTTTCTTAGAATTAGGTAGTAAGCTTGTTTTTGATAACATTTCTTTTTGTTTTCAAGACGATCAAAAAATTGGTGTTGTCGGTTCAAATGGTGCGGGCAAGTCAACCTTGCTTAAAGTTTTGTCCGGACATATTGGTCTTGATCGTGGAACCGTTTCTTTTGAAAAGAAAAAGAAAGTGGGCTACCTACCTCAAGAAGTAGTGCTTTCATCCAATTTGCCGGTACTTGAAGAAGCAATGACAGTATTTGCTGATTTGACCTCGCTTAAAAAAGAACTTGAAGAATTGGATGCTTATTTTCATTCAGGCATTACTGATTTTGCAGAAGATAAAATTGAGCGCTATGCGCATGTTCAAGCCTTGTATGCTGAAGCGAATTTTGATCAACAACTCCTTAAAGCGCGCAATATTTTGGAAGGTCTTGGTTTTACGCCTGAGCATATGAACAAGACCGTTGATCAGTTGAGTGTTGGCTGGCGTATGCGGGTGGTATTGGCCAAGCTGTTGTTACAAGAGCCAGACTTTTTCCTGTTCGACGAACCAACTAACCACTTGGACGTTGTGGCAAAAGATTGGTTTTTGGGCTTTTTAAGAAATTGTCCTGCCGGCTTTTTATTGGTTTCTCATGATCGTTATTTCCTTGACCATGCGGTAGATTATATTTTTGAGCTTGATCGCGCGAAGGGTCGTTTGTATTATGGCAACTATTCTCGCTATATGGAACAAAGAGAAGAAGAAGAAGCTGCTCATGAATCGGCGTATGTGCGTCAACAAAAAGAAATAAAAGAAAAGAAAGAAACGATCGAGCGTTTCCGTGCCAAAGTTTCTAAAGCAAAAATGGCACAAAGTATGATCAAGTCGCTTGAAAAAATGGAGGTACTTGAGCCGATCAGACGGAATAAGTCGGTGAGATTTAATTTTCCTGATGTGGTGCGTGCTGGTAATGTGGTACTTAAAGTTGAAAATTTAGCTAAAAAGTATGACAGCCAAACTATTTTTCATAATGTTTCGTTTGAACTGAATCGGGGCGATAAAGCTGCTATTGTGGCTGCCAACGGTAAAGGTAAAACAACCTTGTTGAGTGTTATTGCTGGTTTGTGCAAGCAAGATTCTGGTACGTTTGAATTTGGTTACAACGTGCTATGGTCGATGTTTGAACAAGATCAAGACAAGTTGCTCAATAAACACAAAGAAATTTTGCAGGACGTTGAAGATGTATGTAAAACAAGTGAGCAACGTGCACGTGTTCGTGCGTTGTTGGGTGCCTTCTTGTTTCCAGGCAATGATGTGTACAAAAAGATTGGTGTGTTAAGCGGTGGTGAAAAGAACCGAGTAGCAATGGTTAAAGTGCTGTTGCAATCATCAAACTTTTTAATATTGGACGAACCTACCAACCATTTGGATCTTCAATCTAAAGAAATTTTGTTGAAAGCGTTGCAAGAATATCCTGGTACTATTTTGTTTGTTTCTCACGATCGTACGTTCTTGGATGCGTTGCCAAATCGTATTTTTGAATTAACACAAGATGGGATTATTAGCTACAGCGGTGACTATAGCTCGTATTTGTATCAAAAAGAAGCGCGTGAAGCACTTATGGCTCAAAATGCACCCATTGCTGATGAGCCAGAAACCGAAGGCCAGCAGGCAGCACAAAAAGATAAGCAGCAATATGACGCAGCTAAAAAATTGGCTAAGCTTGAGCGTCATATTGAAAAGCTTGAAAAACAACTTACAGAATGTGGCGAAAAGTTTGCCATTCTGGAGTATGGAACCAAGGAATTCGACAAAAATGCCGACTTGGTTGAGCAGATTAAGAAAGATTTAAAGATTGCTTATGGCGAGTGGGAGACTCTTCAACCGCCAAAGTAA
- a CDS encoding DNA double-strand break repair nuclease NurA, producing MLKHDKLAQEVSGLAEKLFLHDTPQSNLGQQAWKHLLKDEPFVERLQQARGAAGLPVWMDQLGARVAVVDDLKHYDVLAVDGSQIYPDRHIAGVGCFLINCGGVLLSYSDTSKANFFSEPRLFLPEQVVPPTSELSFSVDFVDLKREELEFEIASQRAAQARVAERPLLTLFDGSLIFWHLESKPEEIRDAFLQKYLLYLHRLYEQQLPIAGYISMPKSKELVNMIRLRACEHKKESFVPCQGRVAGCPCKQFELLVDTQLLQNFLPPFHRTTIFFSRSSITEFYPRFLKPCFFYLNVEKETVRVELPGWMVKDSQMVDFVCKVLIDQAIKGRGYPVALAEAHEQAVVKGADREFFFSLIRKVGIERNKQVFASQKSIKKRGIGI from the coding sequence ATGCTCAAGCACGATAAATTGGCTCAAGAAGTTTCAGGGTTGGCCGAAAAATTATTCCTGCACGATACGCCGCAGAGTAATTTAGGCCAGCAGGCATGGAAACATTTGCTCAAAGATGAACCATTTGTTGAGCGTTTGCAGCAAGCGCGCGGCGCTGCTGGTTTGCCCGTGTGGATGGACCAGTTGGGCGCGCGTGTTGCCGTAGTTGATGATCTTAAGCATTATGACGTCTTGGCCGTTGATGGATCACAGATTTATCCCGATCGGCATATTGCCGGCGTGGGATGTTTTCTGATCAATTGTGGTGGCGTCTTGCTTTCGTATTCAGATACTAGTAAGGCAAATTTTTTTTCTGAGCCACGATTATTTTTGCCCGAGCAGGTAGTGCCCCCAACGAGCGAACTTTCGTTTTCTGTCGATTTTGTAGATTTAAAACGTGAAGAGCTGGAATTCGAGATTGCAAGTCAACGGGCCGCTCAAGCACGAGTTGCTGAGCGGCCCTTACTCACGCTCTTTGATGGTAGCTTAATTTTTTGGCATTTGGAAAGTAAGCCAGAAGAAATTCGCGATGCTTTTTTACAAAAATATTTATTGTATTTGCACCGGTTGTATGAGCAGCAGTTGCCCATTGCTGGATATATCAGTATGCCCAAAAGTAAAGAGCTGGTGAACATGATCAGGTTGCGGGCGTGTGAGCATAAAAAAGAATCGTTTGTTCCCTGTCAGGGACGGGTTGCTGGGTGTCCGTGCAAGCAGTTTGAGTTGTTGGTTGATACGCAGCTTTTGCAAAATTTTCTGCCGCCTTTTCATCGAACCACGATTTTTTTTAGCCGCTCAAGTATTACCGAGTTCTATCCCCGTTTTTTAAAGCCCTGCTTTTTTTATTTGAATGTTGAAAAAGAAACGGTACGGGTTGAGTTGCCTGGCTGGATGGTCAAGGATTCGCAGATGGTAGATTTTGTGTGTAAGGTTCTCATTGATCAGGCCATTAAAGGGCGGGGGTATCCGGTTGCTTTGGCCGAGGCTCATGAGCAGGCTGTGGTCAAAGGTGCTGATCGGGAGTTCTTTTTTAGCCTTATCAGAAAAGTTGGTATAGAGCGCAATAAGCAGGTTTTTGCCTCCCAAAAAAGTATCAAAAAGCGCGGTATTGGGATATAA